A genome region from Salvelinus sp. IW2-2015 unplaced genomic scaffold, ASM291031v2 Un_scaffold5114, whole genome shotgun sequence includes the following:
- the smarcal1 gene encoding LOW QUALITY PROTEIN: SWI/SNF-related matrix-associated actin-dependent regulator of chromatin subfamily A-like protein 1 (The sequence of the model RefSeq protein was modified relative to this genomic sequence to represent the inferred CDS: inserted 4 bases in 4 codons; deleted 4 bases in 3 codons): MSSSLTAEQQQKIEDNRRRALAIRAQRQAAQSNNQTPISGLNSPASAPQQGINPHSGPPSNSTPRPRLTHHPPNTVLQNYVPQGQDRRPNQLFSSPRDKSGQNSLFSHTATKQIKVIDPLPLPKGQXSLKGLDVSTGGSPSVFKPLQPKTPGGPSSSISGGSIGTGSSYGPKPSSSGQNVSSVFKPPQPNRAVLPGPYPTSTSATASFSVSKPHPKTSSSGLSSSSGSAIGSFYKQGTKHGATSPSVQSAVRRQPSSSSTDVSNSPPVKTPAVTVRGKCVSHSEERFRVEVAYHAELIAVFKNIPSRNYDPATKMWNFSLEDYRQLMEEAGSISCICLTPLVGGIDVAPASSRSRDTATLGALLKLCSGWQRPGATLQGHATLVSRSRFEVDVGYHVDVIAAFKQMPSKNYDMKTRKWSFLLEDYKRLMDALGAIPSVEMEPLPRXVIQVFSALFEGSQTSEVXEADASIDPSCHVVSCPSRETCVNFAVSKDGRLLLADDMGLGKTVQAICIAAYYRKEWPLLVVAPSSVRFTWAEVQPHLLLAIDLGISYYSLLPLPWGWDYSGSSNLGELKLMLEESLMLRRLKSEVLSQLPAKQRKVVTVTTDGINTRTKAALSAAAKDLAKGQHNHNKMKEALLVFFNHTAEAKIKAIMEYIMDMLESGREKFLVFAHHKLVLDAITKELGEKGIDYIRIDGSTPSAERQQLCEPAPFQFTDKSCVAVLSIXAANMGITLHSAALVVFAXLFWNPGIMIQAEDRVHRIGQTSNVDIHYLVAKGTADDYLWPMIQEKMHVLEQVGLSESNLSEKAESASFHSKDSQQRRITEMFQRSFTEVEDDMDEALLLEAVEAWDDPSNQPGSDVEESPSKKRRIEEYFGR, encoded by the exons ATGTCTAGCTCTTTGACGGCAGAGCAGCAGCAGAAGATAGAGGACAATAGACGGAGAGCTTTAGCGATTAGAGCACAGAGACAGGCTGCTCAGTCAAACAACCAGACGCCCATATCAGGGCTCAACAGCCCAGCCAGTGCTCCTCAGCAAGGCATTAACCCTCACTCTGGCCCACCWTCTAACTCAACTCCCCGACCACGACTAACTCATCATCCACCTAATACTGTGCTTCAGAATTATGTTCCACAGGGTCAAGACAGGAGACCTAACCAGTTGTTTTCTAGCCCAAGGGACAAGTCTGGACAGAATTCACTATTCTCCCATACTGCCACTAAACAG ATCAAAGTAATAGACCCACTACCTCTCCCAAAGGGACAACWTTCCTTGAAAGGGTTAGATGTGTCAACAGGAGGAAGCCCCTCAGTGTTCAAACCTCTTCAGCCAAAGACACCAGGTGGCCCATCATCTTCCATTTCTGGAGGTTCCATTGGTACTGGTAGTTCATATGGACCCAAGCCATCCTCATCAGGCCAAAATGTATCCTCCGTGTTCAAACCTCCACAGCCGAATAGAGCAGTGTTACCTGGTCCATATCCTACTTCTACAAGTGCAACTGCCAGTTTCTCTGTTTCTAAACCTCATCCAAAGACCTCTTCTTCTGGCCTGTCTTCCAGTTCTGGAAGTGCCATTGGTAGTTTCTATAAACAAGGAACCAAACATGGAGCCACATCACCATCTGTCCAGAGTGCTGTGAGACGGCAGCCTTCCTCCAGCAGTACTGACGTTAGTAACTCTCCACCTGTGAAGACCCCTGCCGTCACAGTCAGAGGGAAATGTGTCTCTCACTCAGAGGAGCGTTTCAGAGTGGAAGTCGCCTACCATGCTGAGCTGATTGCTGTGTTCAAAAACATCCCTTCTCGGAACTATG ACCCTGCTACCAAGATGTGGAACTTCAGCCTTGAGGACTATCGTCAGCTAA TGGAGGAGGCAGGCTCCATCTCCTGTATATGTCTGACACCTCTGGTGGGGGGTATTGACGTGGCGCCGGCGTCTAGCCGGTCCCGTGACACTGCTACGCTTGGGGCCCTGCTGAAGCTGTGTAGTGGCTGGCAGAGACCAGGGGCCACCTTACAGGGCCACGCCACCCTGGTGTCACGATCACGCTTCGAGGTCGACGTTGGATACCATGTTGACGTCATCGCTGCA TTCAAACAGATGCCTTCCAAGAACTATG ATATGAAGACAAGAAAGTGGAGTTTCTTGCTTGAGGATTATAAAAGACTTA TGGATGCTCTTGGTGCCATTCCATCAGTAGAGATGGAGCCTCTCCCAA GTGTGATCCAGGTTTTCTCTGCCCTGTTTGAAGGCAGCCAGACATCAGAGG CTGAAGCTGACGCCTCCATCGACCCCTCATGTCACGTAGTCTCATGCCCTTCCAGAGAGACGTGTGTCAA CTTTGCTGTGTCCAAAGATGGCCGCCTCCTCCTGGCTGATGACATGGGACTGGGGAAGACAGTGCAGGCCATTTGCATAGCTGCCTACTACAGGAAAGAGTGGCCTTTATTAGTGGTGGCCCCTTCTTCTGTCAGATTCACCTGGGCTGAGGTACAACCACATCTATTATTAGCTATAGACCTTGGCATTTCTTATTA ttctctgctgcca CTGCCGTGGGGTTGGGACTACTCTGGCTCCAGTAACCTAGGAGAACTGAAGCTTATGTTAGAGGAGAGTCTAATGCTACGCCGTCTCAAGTCAGAGGTCCTCTCTCAGCTTCCTGCCAAGCAACGCAAGGTTGTCACGGTGACCACAGACGGTATCAACACCCGCACCAAGGCAGCCCTGTCTGCCGCAGCCAAGGATCTGGCCAAgggacaacacaaccacaac AAGATGAAGGAGGCTCTTCTGGTCTTCTTTAACCACACTGCCGAGGCCAAGATTAAAGCCATCAT GGAGTACATCATGGACATGCtggagagcggaagagagaagTTCCTGGTGTTTGCTCATCACAAGCTGGTCCTGGACGCTATCACCAAGGAGTTGGGGGAGAAG GGTATCGACTACATCCGTATAGACGGCTCCACC CCGTCCGCAGAGCGGCAGCAGCTGTGTGAGCCGGCG CCGTTCCAGTTCACTGACAAGAGCTGTGTAGCGGTGCTCTCTA ATGCAGCTAACATGGGCATCACCCTGCACTCTGCTGCTCTGGTGGTGTTTG AACTATTCTGGAACCCCGGG ATAATGATCCAGGCCGAGGACAGAGTGCATCGTATCGGTCAGACCAGCAACGTGGACATCCACTACCTGGTCGCCAAGGGGACCGCAGATGACTACCTGTG GCCGATGATCCAGGAGAAGATGCATGTTCTGGAGCAGGTGGGGCTATCAGAATCCAACCTGTCAGAGAAGGCAGAGTCTGCCAGCTTCCACTCCAAG